Proteins encoded within one genomic window of Nordella sp. HKS 07:
- a CDS encoding NAD(P)H-dependent oxidoreductase, with the protein MANVSSLARELRQHAEAKGPIRIGVAGAGQMGTDLAVQLARMQGLRLAAISELNIANARAALLLAGHTPDDFAEARSARDIDRLIELKKIAITGDLEALVNAGRVDVVIDATGNPDTGAVFALAAIKAGKPIVMLNVEADITIGRFLHQEARRAGVVYTGAAGDEPAAALELIGFAQSLGLSIVCAGKGKNNPLKFDAVPAEFEAEAKQRNMNARVLVEFVDGSKTMVEMVAIANSTGLVPDVPGMHGPAATRDELADVLIPKDKGGVLSKAGCVDYSIGKGVAPGVFCIVEADHPRVIERMIDLKVGKGPYFSLFRPFHLTSLEVPISAAHAVLHKQADMVPLDHPVAEAIAVAKRDLAPGETLGKIGETQYRAWAMTWSEARRANAIPIGLAERAKVMKPVKAGSYLTYENCAPDDALTITQLRRRLDQADAQFLAAAE; encoded by the coding sequence ATCGCCAATGTGTCGTCGCTGGCGCGCGAGCTGCGCCAGCATGCCGAAGCCAAGGGCCCCATCAGGATCGGCGTCGCCGGCGCCGGCCAGATGGGCACCGATCTCGCGGTGCAGCTCGCCCGCATGCAGGGCCTGAGGCTCGCCGCCATTTCCGAGCTCAATATCGCCAATGCGCGCGCGGCCCTTCTCCTCGCCGGCCATACGCCTGATGATTTCGCCGAAGCCAGAAGCGCCCGTGACATCGATCGGCTGATCGAGCTGAAGAAGATCGCCATCACCGGCGATCTCGAGGCGCTCGTCAATGCGGGGCGCGTCGATGTGGTGATCGACGCCACCGGCAACCCCGACACGGGAGCGGTCTTCGCGCTGGCGGCGATCAAGGCCGGCAAGCCGATCGTCATGCTCAATGTCGAGGCCGACATCACCATCGGGCGCTTCCTGCATCAGGAAGCGCGCCGCGCCGGTGTCGTCTATACCGGGGCGGCGGGCGATGAGCCCGCGGCGGCCCTCGAGCTCATCGGCTTCGCCCAGTCGCTCGGCCTCTCTATCGTCTGCGCCGGCAAGGGCAAGAACAACCCGCTCAAATTCGACGCGGTGCCGGCCGAGTTCGAGGCGGAAGCGAAACAGCGCAACATGAATGCGCGTGTGCTGGTCGAATTCGTCGACGGCTCCAAGACGATGGTCGAGATGGTGGCGATCGCCAATTCGACAGGCCTCGTGCCCGACGTGCCCGGCATGCACGGGCCGGCGGCGACGCGCGACGAGCTCGCCGATGTGCTGATCCCGAAGGACAAAGGCGGGGTCTTGAGCAAGGCGGGCTGCGTCGATTATTCGATCGGCAAAGGTGTGGCGCCCGGCGTCTTCTGCATCGTCGAGGCCGACCATCCGCGCGTCATCGAGCGCATGATCGATCTCAAAGTCGGCAAGGGCCCGTATTTCTCGCTGTTCCGCCCGTTCCACCTGACCAGCCTCGAAGTACCGATCTCGGCGGCGCATGCGGTGCTGCACAAGCAGGCCGATATGGTGCCACTCGATCACCCGGTGGCGGAAGCCATCGCCGTCGCCAAGCGCGACCTTGCGCCCGGCGAAACGCTGGGCAAGATCGGCGAGACGCAATATCGCGCCTGGGCCATGACCTGGAGCGAGGCGCGCCGCGCCAATGCGATCCCCATCGGCCTCGCCGAGCGGGCGAAAGTGATGAAGCCGGTCAAGGCCGGCAGCTATCTCACCTACGAAAATTGCGCTCCCGACGACGCGCTCACCATCACGCAGCTGCGCCGCCGCCTCGATCAGGCCGACGCGCAGTTCCTCGCCGCGGCGGAGTAA
- a CDS encoding GNAT family N-acetyltransferase — MAIGTRLLLVATCGERIAGAVQLDIDTPANQPHRAEIRKLLVHPDFRRLGIARLLMAGIEDHARALGRSLLTLDTRTGDNAEPLYASLGYRTVGVIPGYCRDTHKDRLDSTTIMYKNL; from the coding sequence GTGGCCATTGGCACACGCCTGCTGCTCGTGGCGACCTGCGGTGAGCGCATCGCCGGCGCCGTCCAGCTCGATATCGATACGCCGGCCAACCAGCCGCACCGCGCCGAGATCCGCAAGTTGCTGGTGCATCCCGATTTTCGCCGCCTGGGCATCGCCCGCCTGCTGATGGCCGGGATCGAGGATCACGCGCGCGCCCTGGGGCGCAGCCTCCTCACCCTCGACACCCGCACCGGCGACAATGCCGAGCCGCTCTATGCCTCGCTCGGTTATCGTACCGTCGGCGTCATCCCCGGCTATTGCCGCGATACCCATAAAGATCGTCTCGACTCCACTACGATCATGTACAAAAATCTGTGA
- a CDS encoding helix-turn-helix transcriptional regulator, with amino-acid sequence MEEQEILEDAVDRRIAQRLKALRVDRGWSLDELAGRSGVSRATLSRLENSAISPTTSMLGKLCAAFGITLSRLMHMAEDGFAPLLRRSAQTVWSDPEISFRRRAVSPPAQTLAGEVIEGEIGPGTRIDYDRSPKQGLEHHLVLLEGQLEITVAGTTHELKAGDCLRYQLFGPSSFATPKRVSARYLIFMV; translated from the coding sequence ATGGAAGAACAGGAAATCCTCGAGGACGCCGTGGACCGGCGGATCGCCCAGCGCCTGAAGGCTCTGCGCGTCGACCGCGGCTGGTCGCTCGACGAGCTCGCGGGGCGCAGCGGGGTCAGCCGTGCCACTCTGTCGAGGCTCGAGAATTCCGCCATCAGCCCGACCACCAGCATGCTCGGCAAGCTGTGCGCCGCCTTCGGTATCACCTTGTCCCGCCTCATGCATATGGCGGAAGACGGTTTCGCGCCGCTCCTCCGCCGCAGCGCCCAGACGGTGTGGAGCGATCCCGAGATCAGCTTCCGCCGCCGCGCCGTGTCGCCGCCGGCGCAGACGCTCGCCGGCGAGGTGATCGAAGGCGAGATCGGCCCCGGCACGCGCATCGACTACGACAGATCACCGAAACAGGGCCTCGAGCATCATCTCGTGCTGCTCGAAGGCCAGCTCGAAATCACGGTCGCCGGCACGACCCACGAGCTGAAAGCCGGCGACTGCCTGCGCTATCAGCTTTTCGGCCCGAGCAGCTTCGCGACGCCGAAGAGAGTATCGGCCCGCTATCTGATCTTCATGGTGTGA
- a CDS encoding FAD/NAD(P)-binding protein, whose translation MKQRTVIIGGGAAGAWMLLRLLQRGCDGIDIIEPREGLGRGLAYSASFDKHLLNVATPKMDMLAEDSDPLFAPWLAQRADFDYAPRRLYGDFLLEAVAKAVAGTDVRHFRTKATSIRRDGDGLAITIADGTTLHAAEAVLALGNLSPKRLAPEISDPRLVENPWSLTPDMAQGRDRVVIAGTGLTALDAVVLIADANPHAHFTLAAAHPLLPPCDRTVTPWPEAAQVVGRSPAAIWGTAKHAIRCQDWYEIVDGLRSHVEAIWASWTQEQRRSFVKHGARLWLHHRHRSPPPTWRRIEELMQTGRLSLRAGRIRGLTAHAERIDVDFATGALPADLVVNTTGPSLSLRSHALLSAALDAGLIAECPLGLGIAIDDDGSCRTRDGQPSRLFALGTLTRGQFFETVAVPHISKRAGDIARVIVG comes from the coding sequence ATGAAGCAGCGCACCGTCATCATCGGCGGCGGCGCCGCCGGCGCCTGGATGCTGCTGCGTCTCCTGCAAAGAGGCTGCGATGGCATCGACATCATCGAGCCGCGCGAGGGATTGGGCCGCGGCCTCGCTTATTCGGCAAGTTTCGACAAGCACCTGCTCAATGTGGCGACGCCCAAGATGGACATGCTGGCGGAGGACAGCGATCCGCTTTTCGCGCCCTGGCTCGCCCAGCGCGCCGATTTTGACTATGCGCCGCGACGGCTCTATGGCGACTTCCTGCTGGAAGCGGTGGCGAAAGCCGTCGCAGGCACGGATGTCCGGCATTTCAGAACAAAGGCGACATCAATCCGTCGCGACGGCGACGGCCTCGCCATCACCATTGCGGATGGGACAACTCTTCATGCCGCGGAGGCGGTGCTGGCGCTCGGCAATCTGTCGCCCAAACGATTGGCGCCCGAGATCAGCGATCCGCGCCTCGTCGAAAATCCCTGGAGCCTCACGCCGGATATGGCGCAAGGCCGCGACCGTGTCGTCATCGCCGGCACCGGCCTCACCGCGCTCGACGCGGTCGTGCTGATCGCCGACGCCAATCCCCATGCGCATTTCACCTTGGCCGCCGCGCATCCACTTTTGCCGCCTTGCGACCGCACCGTCACGCCATGGCCCGAGGCGGCACAGGTCGTCGGCCGGTCACCCGCTGCGATCTGGGGCACGGCGAAGCATGCGATCCGCTGTCAAGACTGGTATGAGATCGTCGATGGCTTGCGGTCGCATGTCGAGGCGATCTGGGCCTCTTGGACGCAGGAGCAGCGTCGCAGTTTCGTGAAACACGGCGCCCGGCTCTGGCTGCATCACCGGCACCGCTCGCCGCCGCCAACCTGGCGGAGAATCGAAGAGCTCATGCAAACAGGCCGGCTGTCTTTGCGCGCCGGCCGCATACGCGGTCTCACCGCGCATGCCGAACGCATCGATGTCGACTTCGCCACCGGCGCCTTGCCGGCCGATCTCGTCGTCAACACGACGGGGCCAAGCCTGTCACTGCGCTCACATGCCTTGCTCAGCGCTGCTCTCGATGCGGGCCTGATCGCCGAATGCCCCTTGGGCCTCGGTATCGCCATCGACGATGACGGAAGCTGCCGGACGCGGGACGGCCAGCCGTCGCGCCTCTTCGCGCTAGGCACGCTGACCCGCGGCCAGTTCTTCGAGACCGTCGCCGTGCCCCATATCAGCAAGCGCGCCGGGGATATAGCGCGAGTGATTGTAGGCTGA
- a CDS encoding class II aldolase/adducin family protein: MSKSKNADLKKKIISVCRRMNEMGINQGTSGNVSARTADGFVITASGVPYDIMDVEHIVEMDLEGGYYGKYLPSTEWRMHMDIFKARPEAGAIVHTHSIYATALSSLRKDIPPFHYMIGVTGGSTLRVSDYAEFGTQALSDTMLAALKERTACLLANHGQIAFGPNLDKALWLAGEIETLCHQYWAASLAGKPVILSDTQMKTVLARFKTYGKQAGELKQGEALAVIAPTRRDAPKAASPKSKKEKPKKDKSK; the protein is encoded by the coding sequence ATGTCGAAGTCGAAGAATGCCGATCTCAAGAAGAAGATCATCTCGGTCTGCCGCCGGATGAACGAGATGGGCATCAATCAGGGCACGTCGGGCAATGTCAGCGCCCGCACCGCGGACGGCTTCGTGATCACCGCCTCGGGTGTTCCTTATGACATCATGGATGTCGAGCATATCGTCGAGATGGATCTCGAGGGCGGCTATTACGGCAAATATCTGCCCTCGACCGAGTGGCGCATGCATATGGACATCTTCAAGGCGCGCCCCGAGGCGGGCGCCATCGTGCATACGCATTCGATCTATGCCACCGCGCTGTCGAGCCTGCGCAAGGACATTCCGCCCTTCCACTACATGATCGGCGTGACCGGCGGCTCGACCTTGCGGGTCAGCGATTATGCCGAGTTCGGCACCCAGGCGCTTTCCGACACGATGCTCGCGGCGCTGAAAGAGCGCACCGCCTGCCTTCTCGCCAATCACGGTCAGATCGCCTTCGGGCCCAATCTCGACAAGGCTCTGTGGCTCGCGGGCGAGATCGAGACCTTGTGCCATCAATATTGGGCGGCGAGCCTCGCCGGCAAGCCGGTCATCCTCTCCGACACGCAGATGAAGACGGTGTTGGCGCGCTTCAAGACCTATGGCAAGCAGGCCGGAGAACTGAAGCAGGGCGAGGCCCTGGCGGTGATCGCGCCGACGCGGCGTGACGCGCCTAAAGCCGCGTCGCCGAAAAGCAAGAAAGAAAAACCAAAGAAAGACAAGTCGAAGTGA